In Flavobacterium okayamense, a single window of DNA contains:
- a CDS encoding tyrosine-type recombinase/integrase, with protein MSKILRILEIVNQNVNDFQLKPKRKYSEPKIYTGGVNIAAWHKYTKEEQENALKKEWFVYFSFRNPKTGLLEKQPFIKGGVNYYKTKGERLEILETYRRNLSRILKEGYNPYENGESQKETMSVKDAFEFGLNIKKSSITENSYIRFKSRIKRFEKYLESRGFSYRFITSVDKTIVLDYLNEVLLSSSPRNRNNTRTDISTLFQVFEDNGIILSNFISKIKVLKAPPKRNKTYSDFKLERILEYLKENDPNLLLFIKFVSYNFLRPIEVCRLKVEDINLRENKLTVKAKNKLVKEKIIPSILADELSFLSDYQIDNYIFTPSGKPDNWEATDDNRRDYFTKRFKEVKDFFTQKAKEGDKDFFILDSNYGIYSFRHTYITKIYREMRKTLSPFETKSKLLHITGHNTMVALEQYLRDIDAELPEDYSNLLK; from the coding sequence ATGTCCAAAATTCTCCGTATTTTAGAAATCGTAAACCAAAACGTAAACGATTTTCAGTTGAAGCCAAAACGAAAATATTCCGAACCTAAGATCTATACTGGCGGTGTAAATATAGCTGCTTGGCACAAATACACTAAAGAAGAACAAGAAAATGCCCTTAAAAAAGAGTGGTTTGTGTATTTTTCTTTTCGCAATCCTAAAACTGGACTTTTAGAAAAACAACCTTTCATAAAAGGTGGCGTTAATTACTATAAAACCAAAGGGGAACGATTAGAGATTTTGGAAACCTATCGTCGAAATCTTTCTAGAATTTTAAAAGAAGGCTATAACCCATACGAAAATGGGGAATCACAAAAAGAGACTATGTCGGTTAAAGACGCTTTTGAATTTGGTTTAAATATTAAAAAAAGCTCCATTACAGAAAACTCATATATTCGTTTTAAATCTAGAATTAAACGTTTTGAAAAATATTTAGAAAGTAGAGGTTTTAGTTATAGATTCATTACATCTGTTGATAAAACTATAGTATTAGATTATTTAAACGAGGTACTCCTCTCCTCTTCTCCCCGTAATCGCAACAATACTAGAACCGATATTAGTACGCTGTTTCAAGTGTTTGAGGATAATGGAATTATTCTTTCAAATTTTATCTCGAAAATAAAAGTTTTAAAAGCACCACCTAAACGAAACAAAACGTATTCGGATTTTAAACTCGAAAGAATACTGGAGTATCTAAAAGAAAACGATCCAAATCTTTTACTCTTTATAAAATTTGTATCGTATAATTTCTTGCGCCCAATTGAAGTGTGTCGCTTAAAAGTGGAAGATATTAATCTTAGAGAAAACAAACTAACTGTAAAAGCTAAAAACAAATTGGTTAAAGAAAAGATTATACCTTCTATTCTAGCCGATGAACTTTCTTTTTTATCAGATTACCAAATTGATAATTACATATTTACTCCAAGTGGAAAGCCTGATAATTGGGAGGCAACAGATGATAACAGAAGAGATTACTTTACTAAACGTTTTAAAGAAGTAAAAGATTTCTTCACGCAAAAAGCAAAAGAGGGCGATAAAGATTTTTTTATTTTGGACAGTAATTATGGGATTTATTCATTTCGTCACACCTACATTACTAAAATTTACCGCGAAATGAGGAAAACACTTTCTCCATTTGAAACAAAAAGCAAACTACTTCATATAACTGGACACAATACTATGGTTGCTCTAGAACAATATTTACGTGATATTGATGCTGAATTGCCTGAGGATTATTCTAATTTGCTTAAATAA